In one window of Euzebya rosea DNA:
- a CDS encoding HPP family protein, producing the protein MTEPAPHPFAPAPPPTSVQPLEGLALEPLQRRFGAVPVLGLYALVNGLVSIAVMTAAALVTGVPLVFPSLGPTAYLLFSDPLGGAAAPRNTIIGHGIGVLAGWGSLVVFGLQDVAAADAMGATPGRVGAAAVSLALTSALMVWLRLPHPPAAATTLIVSLGVLPHPEELAVLMLAVVLLAAQGWIINRLAGVPVPVWAPRREPISVRPGGLSG; encoded by the coding sequence GTGACCGAACCGGCCCCGCATCCCTTCGCCCCGGCCCCTCCGCCGACCAGCGTCCAGCCGCTGGAGGGCCTGGCGCTCGAGCCGCTGCAGCGACGGTTCGGGGCCGTGCCCGTCCTCGGCCTCTACGCGCTCGTCAACGGCCTGGTGTCGATCGCCGTCATGACCGCCGCCGCGCTGGTGACGGGCGTGCCGCTGGTCTTCCCGTCGCTGGGCCCCACGGCCTACCTGCTGTTCAGCGACCCCCTGGGCGGCGCCGCGGCGCCGCGCAACACGATCATCGGGCACGGCATCGGCGTCCTGGCGGGATGGGGGTCGCTGGTCGTCTTCGGGCTGCAGGACGTGGCGGCGGCCGACGCCATGGGCGCGACCCCCGGCCGGGTCGGCGCAGCCGCGGTGTCCCTCGCCCTCACCTCCGCGTTGATGGTGTGGTTGCGGCTGCCGCACCCGCCGGCCGCCGCGACCACCCTGATCGTCTCACTCGGGGTCCTGCCCCACCCGGAGGAGCTTGCCGTGCTGATGCTGGCGGTCGTCCTGCTGGCGGCGCAGGGGTGGATCATCAACCGGCTCGCCGGTGTGCCCGTACCCGTGTGGGCACCCCGCCGCGAGCCGATCTCGGTCCGGCCCGGCGGCCTGTCCGGCTGA
- a CDS encoding histidine phosphatase family protein, whose amino-acid sequence MSEPVRQYRFQPAPGACDLLLVRHGESAPAVEGQPFATVGGHADPPLAEQGQDEARRVAERLKGEEISAVYVTTLQRTHQTAAPLAAELGIEPRVEADLREVFLGEWEGGLLRIRAREQHPTAREMFEKGDWGVIPGAEPREEFAARVRAGITRIAEAHPDQRVVAFVHGGIIGMVMHLACGSHPFAFVGAENGSINHIVVTEDRWIIRRFNDTGHLATDLDKPVQPLT is encoded by the coding sequence ATGTCGGAACCCGTTCGCCAGTACCGCTTCCAGCCCGCCCCCGGTGCGTGTGACCTGCTGCTGGTCCGCCACGGCGAGTCCGCGCCGGCCGTCGAGGGCCAGCCGTTCGCGACCGTCGGCGGCCATGCCGACCCGCCGCTGGCCGAGCAGGGGCAGGACGAGGCCCGGCGCGTCGCCGAGCGGCTGAAGGGTGAGGAGATCTCCGCCGTCTACGTGACGACGCTGCAGCGCACCCACCAGACCGCGGCGCCGCTGGCCGCCGAGCTCGGCATCGAACCCCGCGTCGAGGCGGACCTCCGCGAGGTGTTCCTGGGGGAGTGGGAGGGCGGCCTGCTGCGCATCCGTGCCCGTGAGCAGCACCCCACGGCCAGGGAGATGTTCGAGAAGGGCGACTGGGGTGTCATCCCCGGCGCCGAACCACGGGAGGAGTTCGCCGCCCGCGTCCGTGCCGGGATCACCCGTATCGCCGAGGCCCATCCCGATCAGCGCGTCGTCGCGTTCGTGCACGGTGGGATCATCGGCATGGTCATGCACCTGGCGTGCGGCAGCCACCCGTTCGCGTTCGTGGGGGCCGAGAACGGCTCCATCAACCACATCGTCGTCACCGAGGACCGCTGGATCATCCGGCGGTTCAACGACACGGGTCACCTCGCCACCGACCTCGACAAGCCGGTCCAGCCGCTGACCTGA
- a CDS encoding diguanylate cyclase yields the protein MVTVGLLIVAALVGSIAVEAFRGTGAVMAHIDHLRDRDVALLETMHALQLRDLETERLVSRYLTQPDADHAQLLAGIVSLLGESRDDRQRLSDLAQVDEGDAVEAVSAAGSRVTEVYSDVLRLAGEGSPGEAVLVFADDGRTAMEAYRGLLDDLVTAQEAEVDAQFDGVRQETDLARLMVAGVLSAVILLLALVGRVNGRQRRQSHQRSVERDAFSADQAMQGRMHSAFEMSLTEDAALATARDAVRQELPGWRAELLMADSSVAHLYRATTTHPDDAEPSCAVATPMDCPAIRRGTALSFDDADAYDACPQLRGRDLSGGTAVCSPVKVMGKAVGILHTIAPTRPDTDHLRRVEAIVQTSGDRVGVLRAFETTRTQAERDPLTGLLNRRSLEDAVGELAAREVPYSVAFCDLDRFKRINDTHGHAAGDRALRQFGRVLGSTFRPDDLIGRWGGEEFVVVLAETSPEEAADAVERVRASLAMTLLTGDTPSFTVSAGITGPADSFETAVANADRALLEAKRSGRDRVVLHDEWSPEGTDDGGATTPASVD from the coding sequence GTGGTCACCGTCGGGCTGTTGATCGTGGCCGCGCTCGTCGGCAGCATCGCGGTCGAGGCGTTCCGCGGGACCGGCGCGGTCATGGCACACATCGACCACCTGCGTGACCGGGACGTCGCGCTCCTCGAGACCATGCACGCCCTCCAGCTCCGGGACCTCGAGACCGAACGGCTGGTCAGCCGCTACCTGACCCAGCCCGACGCCGACCACGCGCAGCTGCTGGCCGGGATCGTCAGCCTGCTGGGCGAGTCCCGTGACGACCGACAGCGGCTGTCGGACCTTGCCCAAGTCGACGAGGGGGACGCCGTCGAGGCCGTGTCGGCCGCCGGCTCGCGCGTGACCGAGGTGTACAGCGATGTCCTTCGACTGGCGGGCGAGGGCAGCCCCGGCGAGGCCGTGCTGGTCTTCGCCGACGACGGCAGGACCGCGATGGAGGCCTACCGGGGCCTCCTCGACGATCTCGTGACCGCGCAGGAGGCCGAGGTGGACGCCCAGTTCGACGGGGTCCGCCAGGAGACCGACCTCGCGCGGCTCATGGTGGCCGGTGTCCTCTCCGCCGTCATCCTGCTCCTGGCGCTCGTGGGGCGGGTGAACGGTCGGCAGCGACGACAGTCCCACCAACGATCCGTCGAACGCGATGCGTTCTCCGCGGACCAGGCCATGCAGGGGCGGATGCACAGCGCCTTCGAGATGTCGTTGACCGAGGACGCGGCGCTGGCGACGGCCAGGGACGCCGTCCGTCAGGAGCTCCCGGGCTGGCGGGCGGAGCTGCTGATGGCGGACTCCTCCGTCGCCCACCTGTACCGGGCCACCACCACCCACCCCGACGACGCCGAACCCTCCTGTGCCGTGGCCACCCCCATGGACTGCCCGGCCATACGCCGCGGCACCGCGCTGTCCTTCGACGATGCCGACGCCTACGACGCCTGCCCGCAGCTGCGCGGTCGTGACCTCTCGGGCGGGACGGCGGTCTGCAGCCCGGTGAAGGTCATGGGCAAGGCCGTCGGGATCCTCCACACGATCGCCCCCACCCGACCCGACACGGACCACCTGCGTCGTGTCGAGGCGATCGTGCAGACCTCCGGGGACCGCGTCGGTGTGCTGCGCGCGTTCGAGACCACCCGCACGCAGGCCGAACGCGACCCCCTGACCGGCCTGCTGAACCGCCGGAGCCTGGAGGACGCCGTCGGCGAGCTCGCCGCTCGCGAGGTGCCCTACAGCGTCGCATTCTGCGACCTCGACCGGTTCAAGCGGATCAACGACACCCACGGCCATGCGGCTGGCGACCGGGCCCTGCGCCAGTTCGGGCGGGTGCTGGGGTCGACGTTCCGACCCGACGACCTGATCGGCCGGTGGGGCGGCGAGGAGTTCGTCGTCGTCCTGGCCGAGACCTCACCGGAGGAGGCCGCCGACGCCGTCGAGCGCGTTCGGGCCAGCCTGGCCATGACGCTGCTCACGGGCGACACGCCGTCCTTCACCGTATCGGCCGGGATCACCGGACCGGCCGACAGCTTCGAGACCGCTGTCGCCAACGCCGACCGCGCGTTGCTCGAGGCCAAGCGCTCGGGACGCGACCGGGTCGTCCTCCACGACGAATGGTCGCCCGAGGGCACCGATGACGGCGGGGCGACGACGCCGGCCAGCGTCGACTGA
- a CDS encoding MerR family transcriptional regulator: protein MGRGDSMTIDDLAATTGVSSRSIRYYQTRGLLPPPRVKGRQGFYGQKHVERLNLITELAEEGLNLQAIGWLIGGASRVDSEELRRLKRAVLDGWVSDEPVAISAKDLAKALAGGTWDEGTAARAAELGLLEEMEDGEQWKILLPSVLAAGGELADMGLPPERMLDVLETIREHVTPIAAAYVQVFDEAVLAPWDARGRPEGEWTAIREAVDRIRPLAGEALLAVFRQVMTDVITDLMAGTDEDGSGDTT from the coding sequence ATGGGACGCGGCGACAGCATGACGATCGACGACCTGGCGGCAACGACCGGGGTGTCGAGCCGCAGCATCCGCTACTACCAGACCCGCGGCCTGCTGCCCCCGCCCCGGGTCAAGGGGCGCCAGGGGTTCTACGGGCAGAAGCACGTCGAGCGGCTGAACCTGATCACCGAGCTGGCCGAGGAGGGCCTCAACCTCCAGGCCATCGGCTGGCTGATCGGCGGGGCCAGCCGCGTGGACTCCGAGGAGCTGCGCCGGCTGAAGCGTGCGGTGCTCGACGGCTGGGTCAGCGACGAACCGGTCGCGATCTCCGCCAAGGACCTCGCCAAGGCGTTGGCCGGCGGCACGTGGGACGAGGGGACCGCGGCCCGGGCGGCCGAGCTGGGGCTGCTGGAGGAGATGGAGGACGGTGAGCAGTGGAAGATCCTGCTGCCGAGCGTCCTCGCCGCCGGCGGTGAGCTCGCCGACATGGGGTTGCCGCCCGAGCGCATGCTCGATGTCCTGGAGACCATCCGCGAGCACGTGACGCCCATCGCCGCGGCATACGTGCAGGTCTTCGACGAGGCCGTGCTGGCCCCGTGGGACGCCCGTGGTCGGCCCGAGGGCGAGTGGACCGCCATCCGCGAGGCGGTCGATCGCATCCGACCGCTCGCGGGCGAGGCCCTGCTGGCGGTCTTCCGTCAGGTGATGACCGACGTCATCACCGACCTGATGGCCGGCACGGACGAGGACGGGTCGGGCGACACGACCTGA
- a CDS encoding DUF3097 family protein, which yields MNRRPRYVADVLAVPSKKRPPPREVSLRLGIRLTDRSTRFTGRVVEVDGRIITLEADDDGGRRAFPFEADRFAQDGKPVRVTRGGVAITRPATLTSASGAVVAKAITPKVARASRIWVEGTHDAQLLEKVWGDELRELAIVVEPLHGADDLAAAVRTFSPGPTRRLGVLLDHLVSGSKESRIAAEVRDPNVLITGHPFVDVWAGVRPKVLGLRAWPTVPKGQPWKEGIAAALGVADHRDVWRRALGGVQSFADLEAPLIGAVEQLLDFLTEHDG from the coding sequence ATGAACCGCCGCCCCCGCTACGTCGCCGACGTCCTGGCCGTCCCGTCCAAGAAGCGCCCGCCGCCCCGGGAGGTCAGCCTGCGGCTGGGCATCCGCCTGACCGACCGTTCCACCCGGTTCACCGGCCGGGTCGTGGAGGTCGACGGGAGGATCATCACCCTGGAGGCCGACGACGACGGCGGTCGCCGCGCGTTTCCCTTCGAGGCCGACCGCTTCGCCCAGGACGGCAAGCCCGTGCGGGTGACCCGCGGGGGTGTGGCGATCACCCGACCCGCGACGCTGACCTCGGCGAGCGGGGCGGTCGTGGCCAAGGCGATCACGCCGAAGGTGGCGCGGGCGTCACGCATCTGGGTGGAGGGGACCCACGACGCCCAGCTGCTGGAGAAGGTCTGGGGCGACGAGCTGCGCGAGCTCGCGATCGTCGTCGAGCCGCTGCACGGTGCCGACGACCTCGCCGCCGCCGTGCGCACGTTCTCCCCCGGTCCGACTCGACGGCTCGGCGTGCTGCTGGACCACCTCGTGAGCGGGTCCAAGGAGTCGCGGATCGCCGCGGAGGTGCGTGACCCCAACGTGCTGATCACCGGGCACCCGTTCGTCGACGTGTGGGCCGGGGTGCGGCCGAAGGTCCTCGGGCTGAGGGCATGGCCGACGGTCCCCAAGGGGCAACCGTGGAAGGAGGGCATCGCCGCCGCCCTCGGCGTGGCCGACCACCGCGACGTGTGGCGGCGGGCGTTGGGGGGCGTGCAGTCCTTCGCCGACCTCGAGGCCCCGCTCATCGGGGCCGTCGAGCAGCTGCTGGACTTCCTGACCGAGCACGACGGGTAG
- a CDS encoding flavin reductase family protein yields MTTLLPRASKALPSARRLQRLVLNGLTYPHGVEGYRDAYRPAASAGRIMATVEAILPQTPRAHTLVLRPERPMAFAPGQHVLVTCQVDGARQTRCYSLCDTPRRADGRVEITVAHIPDGLVSSHLTGGGAGDPSGVAVGAAVGLSAPQGTDFVLPLPRPERLVLIGGGSGITPLRSMWRTMQAEGLGDRVTVLYYARTAADGLFLDELSTLGDAHVVLTRAAGVGPLVGRFEAAHLAAVGIDPTTASAFACGPPGLVDAVRDAWSDAPDRLRTESFAPPVAPVGDDMPEGMLTFARAGVSAHNDGTTLLEQAEAAGLSPEAGCRMGICHTCTTTKHAGAVRDVRTGEVDDREGCEVQLCISQPVGNVSLDL; encoded by the coding sequence ATGACCACACTGCTGCCGCGGGCCTCGAAGGCCCTGCCGAGCGCACGCCGACTCCAGCGCCTCGTGCTGAACGGCCTCACCTACCCCCACGGCGTCGAGGGGTACCGCGACGCCTACCGTCCGGCGGCCAGCGCCGGTCGCATTATGGCCACCGTCGAGGCGATCCTCCCGCAGACCCCCCGCGCCCACACGCTGGTCCTGCGCCCGGAGCGCCCGATGGCGTTCGCCCCCGGCCAGCACGTCCTCGTCACCTGCCAGGTGGACGGTGCACGGCAGACCCGCTGCTACTCGCTGTGCGACACGCCGCGCCGCGCGGACGGTCGGGTCGAGATCACCGTCGCCCACATCCCCGACGGCCTGGTGTCGAGCCACCTCACCGGCGGTGGCGCGGGTGACCCCAGCGGCGTGGCGGTCGGGGCGGCGGTCGGCCTGTCGGCACCGCAGGGCACCGACTTCGTGCTGCCACTCCCACGCCCCGAACGGCTGGTGCTGATCGGCGGCGGCAGCGGCATCACCCCGCTGCGGTCGATGTGGCGCACGATGCAGGCCGAGGGCCTCGGCGACCGGGTCACCGTCCTCTACTACGCCCGGACGGCTGCCGACGGGCTGTTCCTCGACGAGCTCTCGACGCTCGGGGACGCCCACGTCGTCCTCACCCGTGCGGCGGGCGTCGGCCCGCTCGTCGGCCGCTTCGAGGCCGCCCACCTGGCCGCCGTCGGGATCGATCCCACGACCGCCAGCGCGTTCGCCTGCGGCCCTCCCGGGCTGGTCGACGCCGTCCGCGATGCCTGGTCCGACGCACCCGACCGGCTGCGCACCGAGTCCTTCGCCCCACCGGTCGCCCCCGTCGGGGACGACATGCCCGAGGGCATGCTGACCTTCGCCCGGGCCGGCGTCTCCGCCCACAACGACGGCACCACCCTGCTGGAGCAGGCCGAGGCTGCGGGACTGTCTCCCGAGGCCGGCTGTCGCATGGGCATCTGCCACACCTGCACCACCACCAAGCACGCCGGCGCCGTCCGTGACGTGCGCACCGGCGAAGTCGACGACCGGGAGGGCTGCGAGGTCCAGCTCTGCATCTCCCAGCCCGTCGGCAACGTCTCGCTCGACCTCTGA
- a CDS encoding N-acyl-D-amino-acid deacylase family protein translates to MRDTTWDILITGGLVFDGHGRMPTTEDVAIADGRIVARGRDLDASLAERVVDAAGRWVTPGLLDIHTHYDLEVELAPGLPEAARHGTTTVVMSNCSLGTTFGAQQRDNGDYVENPIVDCFARVENIPKPVLQRAVDAIDWSTTGEYLEHLDRQPLGANVVPQVPHSMLRAEVMGLRDSVSRDPSHDEIVRMAQLLNRAMKEGYAGFSTDALPFHYLANDPNRKTKIPSQWTTREELKTLTHVVRHHDRVWQGTPPKDSPVDTVKTFGLTSGTLFGSPLRTTIVAAMDIGTDRTVLPLSKVLMRAFNSRLLNGNFRMQALAAEFKVWADGPLTPLFEEIPELRELNEPDLEDRDARMAILDDPDWQARFRAMWMAGKDGKGLPGLLKKLRYEPYAVPRDMAKLVIDGTRPVPAWDGLTFAALQERVHTFQAGRLDCDTDEAAELRRFPADPDDADTFVHLLRTYDLDLRWYAVTANTDRAKAREALFDRHTLPGFNDSGAHLTNMAFYDANLRGLQWAAEDGLSQVSRHVMRLTKEPADFWQVDAGTLDVGAVADVVVIDPDRLAAWNPDETIEVIYREDLDNDVMVNRPEGIVTTTVLGGTVVWDGVDIAPEVGKVRLGRTLLATR, encoded by the coding sequence ATGCGCGACACCACCTGGGACATCCTGATCACCGGCGGCCTGGTCTTCGACGGCCACGGCCGCATGCCGACGACCGAGGACGTGGCGATCGCGGACGGGCGCATCGTCGCGCGTGGCCGTGACCTGGACGCCAGCCTGGCCGAGCGCGTCGTGGACGCCGCCGGCAGGTGGGTCACGCCGGGACTGCTGGACATCCACACCCACTACGACCTCGAGGTCGAGCTGGCGCCGGGCCTGCCCGAGGCGGCACGGCACGGCACCACCACCGTGGTGATGTCCAACTGCTCCCTCGGCACGACCTTCGGTGCCCAGCAGCGCGACAACGGTGACTACGTCGAGAACCCGATCGTGGACTGCTTCGCGCGGGTCGAGAACATCCCCAAGCCCGTCCTGCAGCGGGCGGTCGACGCGATCGACTGGTCGACCACGGGCGAGTACCTGGAGCACCTCGACCGCCAGCCGCTCGGCGCCAACGTCGTCCCCCAGGTTCCCCACTCGATGCTGCGTGCGGAGGTCATGGGCCTGCGCGACTCCGTCAGCCGCGACCCCTCCCACGACGAGATCGTGCGCATGGCCCAGCTGCTGAACCGGGCCATGAAGGAGGGGTACGCCGGGTTCTCCACCGACGCCCTGCCGTTCCACTACCTGGCCAACGACCCCAACAGGAAGACGAAGATCCCCTCGCAGTGGACCACCCGCGAGGAGCTGAAGACCCTCACCCATGTCGTGCGGCACCACGACCGGGTGTGGCAGGGCACCCCGCCGAAGGACTCGCCCGTCGACACCGTGAAGACGTTCGGGCTGACGTCCGGCACGTTGTTCGGGTCGCCGCTGCGGACCACCATCGTCGCGGCCATGGACATCGGCACCGACCGGACGGTCCTGCCGCTGTCGAAGGTCCTCATGCGGGCCTTCAACTCCCGCCTGCTCAACGGCAACTTCCGGATGCAGGCCCTGGCTGCGGAGTTCAAGGTCTGGGCCGACGGTCCGCTGACCCCGCTGTTCGAGGAGATCCCCGAGCTGCGTGAGCTCAACGAACCCGACCTCGAGGACCGTGACGCCCGCATGGCGATCCTCGACGACCCCGACTGGCAGGCCCGCTTCCGCGCCATGTGGATGGCCGGCAAGGACGGCAAGGGGCTGCCGGGGCTGCTGAAGAAGCTGCGGTACGAGCCATACGCGGTGCCGCGCGACATGGCCAAGCTGGTCATCGACGGCACCCGACCGGTCCCGGCGTGGGACGGCCTGACCTTCGCGGCGCTGCAGGAGCGTGTGCACACCTTCCAGGCCGGCCGGCTGGACTGCGACACCGACGAGGCCGCCGAGCTGCGCCGGTTCCCGGCCGATCCCGACGACGCCGACACGTTCGTGCACCTCCTGCGGACCTACGACCTGGACCTTCGCTGGTACGCCGTGACGGCCAACACCGACCGGGCGAAGGCCCGCGAGGCGTTGTTCGATCGCCACACGCTGCCCGGGTTCAACGACTCCGGCGCGCACCTGACCAACATGGCCTTCTACGACGCCAACCTGCGGGGCCTGCAGTGGGCCGCCGAGGACGGGCTGTCCCAGGTGTCCCGGCACGTCATGCGCCTCACCAAGGAGCCGGCGGACTTCTGGCAGGTCGACGCCGGCACCCTCGACGTGGGCGCGGTCGCCGACGTGGTCGTCATCGACCCCGACCGCCTGGCCGCCTGGAACCCCGACGAGACGATCGAGGTCATCTACCGCGAGGACCTCGACAACGACGTCATGGTCAACCGCCCCGAGGGCATCGTCACCACGACGGTGCTCGGCGGGACGGTGGTGTGGGACGGCGTCGACATCGCCCCGGAGGTCGGCAAGGTCCGGCTGGGCCGCACCCTCCTCGCGACGCGCTGA
- a CDS encoding serine/threonine-protein kinase → MSEEWDRYGISGFTDAAEIGRGGFGVVYRAHQTSLERVVAIKVIGTQQRRSRVESELRALGTLSGHPNIVTVFSHGESPNGHLYIVMEYLAGGSLQDALDIRGALPVADVVDTGVKLAGALETAHRHGILHRDIKPANVLVNRFGEPQLGDFGIARLLTAAHTSTTGSVTGTLAHTPAELLEGEDATVRSDVFSLGSTLYTVLTGRPPFVDDPDITVANLLFRIVKGDYPDMRERGLPGAVADVVDAMLARDPADRPASAEAAGQLLRDAQASQGWSMAPMFVADRTPHAAPDHRPSTAGEPSDTADVAVGGALPTVPVAQPELPTTDPPASDQPPSDQPALEPLVGPSSGSVAAGERGRSRLVVGAMAVVVVGLAGLGVAVFAAGDDAGGAPTERAAPAPTADGATEAGVDVVVVPKPSDGPTIGPLATEAELPLPTVTIELDHPRPADLVFSLGVQGDADGPACEVPLTMSEAVDDGVVVLAMTLQDCADLLPPTAERRWFLHVADVVVGEEGTVEAFGIDTDAVSLRATELPIAVPDDDADGVTLLLPDGIGPTSTPAEPTDQPAPSGPAPAGPAPAPNPPAPAPNPPAPVPNPPAPQQPPPVVTAPQPQPAPPDPPPTVAAD, encoded by the coding sequence GTGTCGGAGGAGTGGGACCGCTACGGGATCTCGGGCTTCACCGACGCCGCCGAGATCGGTCGCGGCGGGTTCGGCGTCGTCTACCGGGCCCACCAGACGTCGCTGGAACGGGTCGTGGCGATCAAGGTGATCGGCACCCAGCAACGCCGCAGCCGGGTCGAGTCCGAGCTCCGGGCGCTCGGCACGTTGTCGGGCCATCCCAACATCGTGACCGTGTTCAGCCACGGCGAGTCGCCGAACGGCCACCTCTACATCGTCATGGAGTACCTGGCCGGTGGATCGCTGCAGGATGCGCTCGACATCCGGGGCGCCCTCCCGGTCGCGGATGTCGTCGACACCGGCGTGAAGCTTGCCGGCGCGCTGGAGACCGCCCACCGCCACGGCATCCTCCACCGTGACATCAAGCCGGCGAACGTCCTGGTCAACCGGTTCGGGGAGCCGCAGCTGGGCGACTTCGGCATCGCGCGCCTGCTGACGGCCGCCCACACCAGCACCACCGGCAGCGTCACCGGCACCCTGGCCCACACCCCGGCGGAGCTGCTGGAGGGCGAGGACGCGACCGTCCGGTCGGATGTCTTCTCACTCGGCTCGACGCTCTACACCGTGCTCACCGGACGGCCGCCGTTCGTCGACGACCCCGACATCACGGTCGCCAACCTGCTGTTCCGGATCGTGAAGGGCGACTACCCCGACATGCGGGAGCGCGGCCTGCCGGGCGCGGTGGCCGACGTCGTCGACGCCATGCTGGCCCGCGATCCCGCCGACCGGCCGGCGTCAGCGGAGGCGGCCGGCCAGCTGCTCAGGGATGCCCAGGCCTCGCAGGGGTGGTCGATGGCACCGATGTTCGTGGCCGACCGCACCCCCCACGCGGCGCCGGACCACCGGCCGTCGACTGCGGGTGAGCCCTCCGACACCGCCGACGTGGCCGTCGGGGGCGCGCTGCCGACGGTGCCCGTGGCGCAGCCGGAGCTCCCGACAACCGACCCGCCAGCGTCCGACCAGCCGCCGTCCGACCAGCCAGCGCTCGAGCCGCTGGTCGGGCCGTCCTCGGGCTCCGTCGCCGCAGGGGAGCGGGGCCGGAGCCGGCTCGTCGTCGGGGCGATGGCGGTGGTCGTCGTCGGCCTGGCCGGACTCGGGGTCGCCGTGTTCGCGGCCGGCGACGACGCTGGTGGGGCGCCGACCGAACGTGCCGCCCCGGCCCCGACCGCCGACGGCGCCACCGAGGCCGGCGTCGACGTGGTCGTCGTCCCCAAGCCCTCCGACGGCCCCACCATCGGCCCGCTGGCCACCGAGGCCGAGCTGCCGCTGCCGACGGTGACCATCGAGCTGGACCACCCACGGCCTGCCGACCTCGTGTTCTCCCTCGGGGTCCAGGGGGACGCCGACGGCCCTGCGTGCGAGGTCCCCCTCACCATGTCGGAGGCCGTCGACGACGGGGTCGTGGTGCTGGCGATGACGCTGCAGGACTGCGCCGACCTGCTGCCACCGACCGCCGAGCGCCGCTGGTTCCTGCACGTCGCCGACGTCGTGGTCGGGGAGGAAGGCACGGTCGAGGCCTTCGGGATCGACACCGACGCGGTCAGCCTGCGCGCGACCGAGCTGCCGATCGCGGTCCCCGACGACGACGCCGACGGCGTGACCCTGCTGCTGCCCGACGGCATCGGCCCGACGTCGACGCCGGCCGAGCCCACCGATCAGCCCGCCCCGTCGGGTCCCGCTCCGGCAGGTCCCGCCCCGGCGCCGAACCCACCGGCCCCGGCGCCGAACCCTCCGGCCCCCGTTCCCAACCCGCCGGCGCCGCAGCAACCACCACCGGTCGTCACGGCACCACAGCCACAGCCGGCCCCGCCGGACCCCCCGCCGACGGTGGCCGCCGACTGA
- a CDS encoding TIGR00266 family protein, whose translation MSTAPGWYQAEGDPPGTHRYWDGQQWASDAQPIGQAQGHPPQAATPAPGVGGQFGTRQAVQGSHEVDYEIFGDDMQFVEVELDPGETVIGEAGAMMYIEDGISFEVKMGDGSEPDQGLFKKLGGAAKRAVSGESIFLTHFTNHGSGKARVAFAAPYPGSVLAVDLEDVGGRLIVQKDGFLAAAYGTRIGVAFNRKLGAGLLGGEGFILQDLQGDGNVFIHAGGTVVERTLNNSTLRIDTGCIVAMESTIAYNIERAGNLKSSFFGGEGLFLATLSGTGRVWLQSLPFERLASRVARSVGTGGSGGDQSGFNINFG comes from the coding sequence ATGTCGACCGCACCGGGCTGGTACCAGGCCGAGGGCGATCCTCCAGGCACCCACCGCTACTGGGACGGCCAGCAGTGGGCCTCCGACGCCCAGCCCATCGGGCAGGCACAGGGGCACCCGCCACAGGCGGCGACGCCCGCTCCGGGCGTGGGCGGCCAGTTCGGGACCCGTCAGGCCGTGCAGGGCAGCCACGAGGTCGACTACGAGATCTTCGGCGACGACATGCAGTTCGTCGAGGTCGAGCTGGACCCGGGCGAGACCGTCATCGGCGAGGCCGGCGCCATGATGTACATCGAGGACGGCATCAGCTTCGAGGTGAAGATGGGGGACGGCTCCGAACCCGACCAGGGGCTGTTCAAGAAGCTCGGCGGGGCCGCCAAGCGTGCGGTGTCCGGCGAGAGCATCTTCCTGACCCACTTCACCAACCACGGATCGGGCAAGGCCCGGGTGGCCTTCGCCGCTCCCTACCCGGGGTCGGTCCTGGCGGTCGACCTCGAGGACGTCGGCGGTCGGCTGATCGTGCAGAAGGACGGGTTCCTGGCCGCCGCCTACGGGACCCGGATCGGGGTGGCGTTCAACCGCAAGCTCGGCGCGGGCCTGCTCGGGGGTGAGGGGTTCATCCTGCAGGACCTGCAGGGTGACGGGAACGTGTTCATCCACGCTGGCGGTACCGTCGTGGAACGCACGCTGAACAACTCCACGCTCCGCATCGACACGGGCTGCATCGTCGCGATGGAGTCGACGATCGCCTACAACATCGAGCGTGCCGGCAACCTGAAGTCGTCGTTCTTCGGCGGCGAGGGATTGTTCCTGGCCACCCTCAGCGGCACCGGCCGGGTGTGGCTGCAGTCGCTGCCGTTCGAGCGGCTGGCCAGCCGTGTGGCGCGTTCGGTCGGGACCGGCGGCAGCGGCGGGGACCAGTCGGGCTTCAACATCAACTTCGGCTGA